From a single Maylandia zebra isolate NMK-2024a linkage group LG3, Mzebra_GT3a, whole genome shotgun sequence genomic region:
- the LOC101469456 gene encoding up-regulator of cell proliferation-like — MQTGGKELTDMDSSEPDNLKPEEQKSSQTPEDMKDESKVKHLENLLEELDLTQCYTKKLSLSRILEIDLKNITDEPARRKSDLPWYFLKKVMMLNVKCTSECESNSDDETGSAYLDLDNMINHSNTEDMVNPLDIITALFLCSDGFLQQEMALKMSMCQFSVPLLLPNCDTEQCTLMLWAMRDIVKKYRPQSLSQSKGFIEERIVLSELPMVSFVRLSECSLSKSEILNKLLSNDQQYHNTFVHHNMECGDSPRRISNGLTEITWYLPGGNTNIDIFSQPVAVANLRGDIASFETQYSFLCQTSAAVFVFFDHLDSESDSVISLLKSQNKKAQIFLVGNCESKRFNLDTVKNLATKLCFSNNNIIFKTKQKNEAHFVKDLRKTVRNVIEKSELKMKIEKMVDIAHELGILVDEDFSECQTAKKNADAITAGNQDIHKYKEDQLPRQGQIWKKLTLLQKEEFRLRHVGSKNIEHYKSDLQKQKTELRKKQNSYEMSTAMANFITGISSPGTERFYFLKWMRMNLDNVSHVKLSELREKYKEKCKNSENKEEIKEIDRKISNSSLGTEHFFREMGQIYEASLSLPETDRSRQQLQHLPKLCAELLLDGFPLELVDGDASNIPLRWVSDVLSQLSDLVSPNRKIRVVTVLGVQSTGKSTLLNTMFGVQFAVSSGRCTRGAFMLLIKINEDMKNVLNCDFLVIIDTEGLKSPELAQLDNSYEHDNELATLVVGLSDVTIVNIAMENSTEMKDILQIVVHAFLRMKEVGKKPKCQFVHQNVSDVSAHDKNLRDRKLLLDQLNEMTQAAAKMEKKEENKNFTDVMEYSPDTGNWYIPGLWNGNPPMAPVNAGYSEAVYELKKNIIQLLGNCESSSNNIMEFKEWVKSLWNAVKHENFIFSFRNSLVADAYMKLCTQFNKWEWEFRKEMYTWVKDAETIISNFGTIAAKSETSDMREFLGFLKSEASTVLSAWETKILDNLTQYFKQTEGHVDLVEGYKEEFSNSAKILRLEIESGVKYQLEAAAEIRHGMTEIIKIKESHRKEIEKAVCALIDKCRKKKVKMTNRELDEEFEKMWRETLEKLSFSEQKIVNVTDSVSRYLRENLKHRGSRAQQLLTENNLQDFGNESFKHTAERWLSKFKHTTNKVFTGQDHIKGLSDSIIAACKHSVNKQVKKKINYHDNYIQEILRMIDEKLKNHQDVKINIEFEVSLKQHICGFAARKFQKMHEDFLEENDPYRCLTKNKEKFHEDFKDMFHERDQCQKKAEEFTKQCLKPAVEDFINRSLGPDIIGEMRKLEQFSTRMSFQYSILLDSLSKEDFQSYLSYIRSYEKYVKTWILEQIKKHFSNESTVFEFEERHLQSCIDSINSAINKAKTRKSDGFKAFIKDICKELGDKLVISQDALGAFMILNNADKEQFADWLTASVSDLEKALRNESKESTFEMKLQHLCVEPQDELFKQLIGCGKQCPFCAAPCDAGGKAHTEHFVSLHRPQGLGEYRKFSTGILLTDLCSSNVKSHKKFCCIETQYKPHPYKNYKEILKDWKIQPDESLEASDYWKYVMTKYNRNFAQEYEAEPAVIPEAWKKINKEQAEKSLKESFYI; from the exons ATGcagacaggaggaaaagagtTGACAGACATGGACAGCTCAGAGCCAGACAACCTGAAACCAGAGGAACAAAAGTCCAGCCAGACTCCTGAAGACATGAAGGATGAAAGCAAAG TGAAACACCTGGAGAACTTATTGGAAGAGCTGGACTTGACGCAGTGCTACACAAAGAAGCTATCACTCAGCAGAATACTTGAGATTGATTTGAAGAACATCACTGATGAACCTGCCAGGCGTAAATCTGACCTTCCATGGTATTTTCTAAAGAAAGTAATGATGCTTAATGTGAAATGTACATCAGAGTGTGAGTCAAACAGTGATGATGAAACAGGGAGTGCATACTTAGATCTTGATAATATGATCAACCATTCAAACACAGAGGACATGGTGAACCCCCTCGACATAATCACTGCTCTCTTTCTGTGTTCTGATGGTTTTCTACAGCAGGAAATGGCACTAAAAATGTCCATGTGTCAGTTCTCTGTCCCTCTGCTGCTTCCTAATTGTGACACAGAACAGTGCACACTCATGCTGTGGGCCATGAGagacattgttaaaaagtacaGACCTCAGTCTCTTTCACAGTCAAAGGGCTTCATTGAAGAAAGAATCGTTCTCTCTGAACTTCCAATGGTCTCTTTTGTCAGACTGAGTGAGTGCTCCTTGTCCAAGTCAGAGATTCTCAATAAGCTTCTGAGCAATGATCAGCAATACCACAACACCTTTGTTCACCACAACATGGAGTGTGGTGACAGTCCAAGAAGAATTTCCAATGGACTGACTGAAATTACTTGGTACCTTCCTGGTGGAAACACAAACATTGATATTTTCAGTCAGCCAGTGGCTGTTGCCAACCTTCGCGGAGACATTGCTTCATTTGAAACACAATACTCCTTTTTGTGTCAGACATCTgcagcagtttttgttttctttgatcaTCTGGATTCTGAGTCTGACTCTGTGATCAGTCTACTTAAAAGCCAGAACAAAAAAGCACAGATCTTCTTGGTTGGTAACTGTGAGAGCAAGCGCTTCAATTTGGATACTGTGAAAAACCTGGCAACCAAGTTGTGCTTCAGCAATAACAACATTATTTTTAAGACAAAGCAGAAAAATGAAGCACACTTTGTAAAAGATTTGAGGAAGACAGTCAGAAATGTGATTGAGAAATCAGAGCTGAAGATGAAAATAGAGAAGATGGTGGATATTGCCCATGAACTGGGAATCCTGGTTGATGAAGATTTTTCAGAGTGCCAGACTGCAAAGAAAAATGCAGACGCCATCACTGCAGGAAATCAAGACATCcataaatacaaagaagatCAGCTTCCCAGACAAGGACAAATATGGAAAAAACTGACCTTGTTACAGAAGGAAGAGTTTCGACTTCGACATGTTGGGTCTAAAAATATAGAACATTACAAAAGTGATCttcagaaacagaaaacagaactgcGGAAAAAGCAAAACTCTTATGAGATGTCGACAGCTATGGCAAACTTCATCACAGGGATATCAAGCCCAGGAACAGAGAGGTTTTATTTCCTGAAGTGGATGAGAATGAACCTCGATAATGTGTCTCATGTAAAACTGTCTGAACTCCGagagaaatataaagaaaaatgcaagAACTCTGAGAACAAAGAGGAGATCAAAGAAATTGACAGAAAGATTTCCAACAGCTCACTGGGGACTGAACACTTCTTCCGTGAAATGGGTCAGATCTATGAAGCTTCACTGTCTCTTCCAGAAACAGACAGATCACGTCAACAATTGCAGCATCTGCCCAAACTGTGTGCAGAGTTGTTGCTTGATGGATTTCCTCTTGAGCTCGTAGATGGAGATGCATCCAACATCCCTCTCAGATGGGTGAGTGATGTTCTCTCTCAGCTCAGTGACCTGGTGTCTCCAAACAGAAAGATACGAGTAGTCACAGTTCTTGGAGTTCAGAGCACAGGAAAGTCCACTCTCCTTAACACCATGTTTGGAGTACAGTTTGCAGTCAGCAGTGGTCGATGTACTCGAGGTGCCTTTATGTTGCTCATCAAAATCAATGAAGACATGAAAAACGTCCTAAACTGTGACTTCTTGGTGATCATTGACACTGAGGGCTTAAAGTCACCAGAACTTGCACAACTGGACAACAGCTATGAGCACGACAATGAGCTTGCTACACTTGTTGTGGGGCTGAGTGATGTGACCATAGTCAACATTGCAATGGAGAATTCAACAGAAATGAAGGATATCCTACAAATAGTTGTGCACGCTTTTCTCAGGATGAAGGAGGTGGGCAAAAAGCCTAAATGTCAGTTTGTTCACCAGAATGTGTCGGATGTTTCAGCCCATGATAAGAACTTACGAGACAGGAAACTGCTCCTGGATCAGTTGAATGAGATGACTCAGGCAGCAGCcaaaatggaaaagaaagaggagaacAAGAACTTCACTGACGTGATGGAGTACAGTCCAGACACTGGGAACTGGTACATTCCTGGACTGTGGAATGGAAACCCACCAATGGCACCAGTTAATGCAGGATACAGTGAGGCTGTATATGAGCTCAAGAAAAACATCATCCAACTACTGGGAAACTGTGAGTCATCTTCTAATAATATCATGGAGTTTAAAGAGTGGGTGAAAAGCCTGTGGAATGCAGTAAAGCATGAAAACTTCATCTTCAGCTTCAGAAACAGCCTCGTAGCTGATGCATACATGAAGCTCTGCACACAGTTCAACAAATGGGAGTGGGAGTTCAGAAAAGAAATGTACACCTGGGTAAAAGATGCAGAAACGATAATTTCAAATTTTGGTACCATTGCAGCAAAATCTGAAACATCTGACATGAGAGAATTTCTCGGATTTTTGAAAAGTGAAGCCTCCACAGTGCTGTCTGCATGGGAGACAAAGATTCTGGACAATCTGACACAATATTTCAAGCAAACAGAGGGTCATGTGGATCTGGTTGAAGGATACAAAGAGGAATTCTCAAACAGTGCAAAAATCCTTCGTCTTGAAATAGAAAGTGGTGTAAagtatcagcttgaagcagcagcagaaatcaGACATGGAATGACAGAAATTATTAAAATCAAAGAAAGTCACAGAAAAGAGATTGAAAAAGCAGTGTGTGCATTAATTGATAAATGTcgaaagaaaaaagtcaaaatgacaAACAGAGAGTTGGACGAAGAGtttgagaagatgtggagggaaACTTTAGAAAAACTGTCTTTCTCTGaacaaaaaattgtaaatgttaCAGACAGCGTGTCCCGCTACCTCAGAGAAAATCTGAAACACAGGGGGAGCCGTGCACAACAATTATTAACTGAAAATAATCTGCAAGATTTTGGAAACGAGTCTTTCAAACATACAGCTGAAAGATGGTTAAGCAAatttaaacacacaacaaacaaagTTTTTACTGGTCAGGATCACATAAAAGGTCTGTCTGACAGCATCATAGCTGCTTGCAAACACTCTGTGAataaacaagtgaaaaaaaaaatcaattaccATGACAATTACATCCAGGAGATCCTCCGCATGATTGATGAGAAGCTGAAAAACCATCAAGATGTCAAGATAAACATTGAGTTTGAAGTTTCGCTAAAACAGCACATCTGTGGATTTGCAGCCAGAAAGTTTCAGAAAATGCACGAAGATTTCTTAGAAGAAAATGATCCGTACAGATGTCTGactaaaaacaaggaaaagttTCATGAGGACTTCAAAGATATGTTTCATGAACGAGACCAGTGTCAGAAGAAGGCAGAAGAATTCACAAAACAATGTTTGAAGCCTGCTGTTGAAGACTTCATTAATCGCTCCCTGGGTCCTGATATCATTGGTGAAATGAGGAAACTCGAGCAGTTCAGCACAAGAATGTCCTTCCAGTATTCAATTTTACTGGATTCGCTCTCCAAGGAGGATTTTCAAAGCTATCTGAGCTACATTCGCTCATATGAGAAGTATGTAAAAACATGGATACTTGAACAGATAAAGAAGCACTTCTCAAATGAGTCGACAGTTTTTGAGTTTGAGGAGCGACATCTGCAGTCATGTATTGACAGCATAAATTCTGCCATCAACAAGGCAAAAACCAGAAAGAGTGATGGCTTCAAGGcttttattaaagatatttgtaaAGAACTTGGTGATAAACTGGTCATTTCCCAGGATGCTCTTGGTGCTTTCATGATACTGAACAATGCTGACAAGGAACAGTTTGCTGACTGGCTCACAGCATCTGTGAGTGACTTAGAAAAAGCTCTTAGAAATGAGTCTAAAGAATCTACCTTTGAAATGAAACTACAACATCTCTGTGTAGAGCCTCAGGATGAGCTTTTCAAGCAGCTGATTGGTTGTGGCAAACAGTGTCCATTCTGTGCAGCTCCCTGTGACGCAGGAGGAAAAGCCCATACTGAGCACTTTGTTTCACTGCACAGGCCACAGGGTCTGGGTGAATACAGGAAATTCTCAACAGGTATACTTCTCACTGACTTATGCTCTTCCAATGTGAAAAGTCACAAAAAATTTTGCTGCATTGAAACACAATATAAACCACACCCTTATAAGAATTACAAGGAAATTCTCAAAGACTGGAAAATTCAACCAGATGAGAGCCTGGAGGCATCAGACTACTGGAAATATgtaatgacaaaatacaaccGTAACTTTGCTCAAGAATATGAAGCAGAACCTGCTGTCATTCCAGAagcttggaaaaaaataaacaaagaacagGCAGAAAAAAGTTTGAAAGAATCATTTTACATCTAG